The Motilibacter aurantiacus region CGCGGTGGACGGTCGCCTCCTGGCTGGTGTCTCCGCAGCCCGCGCTCGACGGCGAGCGCCCCGTCGACGTGCTCCGGGAGGGCAGCCCGGCCCCCGTCGCCGCCGCCGCCCGCGGATGGGCGCGGAGCCTGGCGGCCTGATGCAGCGGCCCCGCTCCCCCGAGCCACCGCTCGAGCCCCCCTCCGAGCCGCCCGCGGGTCCCCCCGGCAGCGGGCCCGCCGGCTTCCCGGCGCCCGGCCGCGAGGGGTCCTTCGACGGCTTCCCCGCGGTGGACGCGGCCCGGGCGACCGGCCCCTTCTTCCGCATCTGGCGCGCCCGCGACCCCGAGTCCGGCGAGCGGCGTACGCCGTGGTTCTTCTCCAGCCTGCCCAGCCGGCTGCCCGGCCGGTTCGACCTGCCACGCCCCGAGGGCACCTGCTACTTCGCCGACCGGGCCTACGCCGCCTGGCTGGAGGTCTTCCGCGGCTGCGGGCTCGTCGACCGCGTCGACGTCGAGAGCCGCCGGCTGCTCACCGTGACGCGCACGGCGCCGGCCCCACCCCGGCTCGCCGACCTGCGCGCACCCGCATCCCGGCCGTTCGGCGTCACCGCCGACCTCGTGGGCGGCGATGACTACGCGCTGGCCCACCGCTGGGCGGGAGGCCTGCGCCGGGCCGGCTTCGACGGGATCAGCGGCACGATCCGCCACGACCCCACGCACGCGGCGCGCAACGTGGCGCTCTTCGGCCCCGCCGGGCCGCGGCACCGGGTCGGCGGGTGGCAGGGGTCGAGCACGCCGCTCGCCCGCTCGATCCGGCTGCTGACCGAGCTGGCGCCGTTCGGGACCGGGGTGGCTGCCCGGCCGTGGGACGTCGCCGTGACGCCGGTGGAGCGCCCCGGCTGACCGGCCGCGAGGCGTCCCGGCCGGCCTGGGCCGGAGGCTCGCCCGTGAATGCGCCGTCGACGGCCTGGGGAGAGGACGACTGCACCCGATCACGAGGAGACGCCGATGACCGTCGCTGACCTGCTGAAGGACGCCTTCGAGCGGATGAAGGAGCTCGGGCACGACGCGGTCGACGGGCTCTCGGGGGAGCAGCTGGCGACCCGGCCCGACGGCACGGGCAACTCGATCGCCTGGCTGGTGTGGCACCTGGCCCGCGTGCAGGACGACCACCTCGCCGAGGCCGGCGGCTACGAGCAGGTGTGGACGGCCCAGGGCTGGGCCGACCGGTTCGGGCTGCCGTTCGAGACCGGCGAGACCGGCTACGGGCAGTCCGCGGCCCAGGTGGGGCAGGTGCGGGCGGGCGCC contains the following coding sequences:
- a CDS encoding RES family NAD+ phosphorylase, with amino-acid sequence MQRPRSPEPPLEPPSEPPAGPPGSGPAGFPAPGREGSFDGFPAVDAARATGPFFRIWRARDPESGERRTPWFFSSLPSRLPGRFDLPRPEGTCYFADRAYAAWLEVFRGCGLVDRVDVESRRLLTVTRTAPAPPRLADLRAPASRPFGVTADLVGGDDYALAHRWAGGLRRAGFDGISGTIRHDPTHAARNVALFGPAGPRHRVGGWQGSSTPLARSIRLLTELAPFGTGVAARPWDVAVTPVERPG
- a CDS encoding mycothiol transferase, whose product is MTVADLLKDAFERMKELGHDAVDGLSGEQLATRPDGTGNSIAWLVWHLARVQDDHLAEAGGYEQVWTAQGWADRFGLPFETGETGYGQSAAQVGQVRAGAELLAGYLDAVVDRTLEYVGSLTDADLDRVVDERWDPPVTLGVRLVSVVGDDMQHLGQAAYVKGLLGS